One genomic window of Agrobacterium vitis includes the following:
- a CDS encoding condensation domain-containing protein, with product MQNASQRLERNNIADIYPLAPMQEGILFHSVSSPGDGLYMPQTALRITGTVDADALKAAWQGAIDRHPILRSGFFWEERDEPFQIAFRSLPVTFNMLDWTGSDAASERERLQALFCANRAEPFDLRRPPLIRVQWIRTGQDQSIMVVCYHHIILDGWSIRQLLDEVLSLYRRATGKTEPALPPARPYGDYIGWLKKRERAVSLRFWQDRLQGFAGTTRLLSGEATGQFERLCREVPKPLHEAMLAYGAAHGLTLNSLLQGALSLLIARQTGSRDLVFGTTTAGRPATLEGATTMIGLFINTLPVRVQIKQGQSVSGWLATLQKAHAETGEHDHVPLAAIQGPGVSLFDTLLVVENFPAQAKRTDAPALLKTEGIDFDERTHFPLTLWATPHPTGLTLMAGFSRDMLASETAAALLERLVDIISIMIRSSTTDVCAILDELPSVMAVDGLSEGGSGGGTHLMPLKQAPSGIPKSATPSATEITLAQIWTEVLKCGPLDGQANFFELGGHSLLAVRVASRLRGAFCVPVPMRVLFEHPVLADLAAYIDSLRPQVPQTTDHIEIDI from the coding sequence ATGCAGAATGCGAGCCAGCGCCTTGAGCGCAACAACATCGCCGACATCTATCCGCTTGCCCCGATGCAGGAGGGCATTCTTTTTCATTCGGTGTCTTCCCCCGGCGACGGCCTCTACATGCCGCAAACGGCGCTGCGCATCACCGGCACGGTCGATGCGGACGCTCTGAAGGCGGCATGGCAAGGCGCAATCGACCGGCATCCGATTTTGCGTTCGGGGTTCTTCTGGGAGGAGCGCGACGAGCCGTTCCAAATTGCCTTCCGCAGCCTTCCGGTGACATTCAATATGCTCGACTGGACCGGCAGCGATGCTGCAAGCGAGCGTGAACGGCTGCAAGCGCTGTTTTGCGCCAACAGGGCCGAGCCGTTTGACCTGCGCCGTCCGCCTCTGATCCGGGTGCAATGGATTCGAACCGGACAAGACCAGTCGATCATGGTTGTCTGCTACCACCATATCATCCTCGACGGCTGGTCGATCCGTCAATTGCTCGACGAAGTGCTCTCGCTCTACCGGCGCGCCACAGGCAAGACCGAGCCAGCCCTTCCGCCCGCCCGCCCTTACGGCGATTACATCGGTTGGCTTAAAAAACGCGAGCGGGCCGTGTCGCTTCGCTTCTGGCAGGATCGACTTCAGGGTTTTGCGGGCACAACCCGGCTTCTGTCAGGGGAAGCGACAGGCCAGTTCGAGCGGCTCTGCCGGGAAGTCCCAAAGCCGCTGCATGAGGCCATGCTGGCCTATGGTGCCGCCCATGGGCTGACACTCAACTCGCTGCTGCAAGGCGCGTTGAGTTTGCTGATTGCACGCCAGACAGGTAGCCGTGACCTTGTTTTCGGCACGACGACAGCCGGGCGCCCGGCGACGCTGGAGGGCGCGACGACGATGATCGGCCTCTTCATCAATACGCTGCCCGTCCGTGTTCAAATCAAGCAGGGCCAATCCGTGTCTGGCTGGCTTGCAACCCTTCAGAAAGCCCATGCCGAAACAGGCGAGCACGACCATGTGCCGCTCGCCGCTATCCAGGGGCCGGGCGTTTCGCTTTTCGACACGCTGCTCGTTGTTGAGAATTTCCCGGCGCAGGCGAAGCGGACGGATGCGCCTGCACTGCTCAAAACTGAAGGCATCGACTTTGACGAGCGAACCCATTTTCCGCTCACGCTCTGGGCAACACCGCACCCGACGGGCCTGACGCTGATGGCCGGTTTCAGCCGCGACATGCTCGCATCTGAGACCGCAGCGGCTCTGCTTGAACGACTGGTTGATATTATCTCCATCATGATCCGCTCATCCACCACAGATGTGTGCGCAATTCTGGATGAACTGCCGTCAGTGATGGCGGTCGACGGTCTCTCTGAGGGCGGTTCTGGGGGCGGCACCCATTTGATGCCACTGAAACAGGCACCATCGGGCATCCCGAAATCTGCAACGCCTTCCGCGACTGAAATCACACTGGCGCAAATTTGGACGGAGGTGCTCAAATGTGGTCCCCTTGATGGGCAGGCTAACTTCTTTGAGCTAGGCGGCCATTCGCTCCTTGCCGTGCGTGTCGCCAGCCGACTTCGCGGCGCGTTTTGTGTTCCGGTGCCAATGCGCGTCCTGTTTGAGCACCCCGTCCTTGCCGACCTTGCGGCCTATATTGACAGCCTTCGCCCGCAAGTCCCCCAGACCACAGACCATATCGAGATTGACATATGA
- a CDS encoding thioesterase domain-containing protein, with protein MTITPSRPVLLCLPPAGTGAGLFRNWVQTAPSTMTVHPVALPGREARYSEPAPRSIDALADQLAVELEPYIGGRYAIFGYSMGALLGYEIARRLKAAGSPMPEVFFALGCNAPDRMVYEREPFHTMEADAFRQALIDLGGTDAEILNNPDAMELFEPVLRNDFRICETYTHDATRGTLDCPAHIFLSDGDAFVNRQAAAAWCDFVTGGTSLHQVAGSHMLERSVLDTLPARLETLWF; from the coding sequence ATGACTATAACGCCATCACGCCCCGTGCTTCTTTGCCTGCCGCCAGCAGGCACCGGGGCCGGGCTTTTCCGCAACTGGGTACAAACCGCGCCGAGCACGATGACGGTGCATCCGGTCGCACTGCCGGGCCGCGAAGCGCGCTATAGCGAACCGGCACCGAGGTCAATTGACGCGCTTGCCGATCAACTGGCCGTTGAGCTTGAGCCTTATATCGGCGGGCGCTATGCGATTTTCGGCTATTCGATGGGTGCCCTCCTCGGCTATGAAATCGCCCGTCGGCTCAAAGCGGCAGGCTCTCCGATGCCCGAGGTGTTTTTCGCGCTCGGCTGCAATGCGCCGGACCGCATGGTCTATGAGCGAGAGCCGTTCCACACGATGGAAGCCGACGCCTTTCGCCAAGCGCTCATCGATCTCGGCGGAACAGACGCTGAAATCCTCAATAATCCCGACGCAATGGAGCTTTTTGAACCCGTGCTGCGCAATGATTTCAGAATATGCGAGACCTATACCCATGATGCGACGCGCGGCACGCTCGATTGTCCCGCCCATATTTTCCTCTCCGATGGAGACGCCTTTGTAAACAGGCAGGCCGCCGCAGCCTGGTGTGATTTCGTGACCGGCGGCACGAGCCTGCATCAGGTCGCGGGGTCGCATATGCTGGAGCGCTCGGTGCTTGACACGCTGCCTGCACGATTGGAAACTCTGTGGTTCTGA
- a CDS encoding (2Fe-2S)-binding protein: MQRALEAQAAYMPDVRAEIGPADAGWTTAEAFFSDEAALDEFLAFEQSLNEGTDIKTAAALLMTDYGYILAAATVPIFAGFGLIPNLSPASVALSFYTTQEPHDGEMHRVRRAHVRFLDETFWQGQLGDVVAEERFRAEIERHFRPVIEAIHARTRLSCTALWRLAADAIAGRFLDSGRRFGSVEAAKASAMQILKVPGSPLANRQLHYFDLSVLDNNQQEFSYTFRQRGGCCRFYLVKGGEYCPTCVLKAPTERDEELRLAMRQHLGVADEIRSGSN; encoded by the coding sequence GTGCAGCGCGCGCTCGAGGCGCAGGCCGCCTATATGCCGGATGTTCGTGCGGAAATCGGTCCGGCGGACGCAGGATGGACGACAGCCGAGGCATTCTTTTCCGACGAGGCGGCGCTTGATGAATTTCTCGCCTTCGAACAATCGCTGAACGAAGGCACCGACATCAAGACGGCTGCGGCGCTGTTGATGACCGACTACGGCTACATTCTGGCCGCCGCTACTGTGCCGATCTTCGCTGGTTTTGGCCTCATCCCAAACCTTTCTCCGGCAAGCGTCGCGCTTTCATTCTACACGACGCAAGAGCCGCATGACGGTGAGATGCACCGGGTGCGACGCGCCCATGTCCGTTTTCTCGACGAGACATTCTGGCAGGGCCAATTGGGTGACGTTGTTGCCGAAGAACGGTTCCGGGCCGAAATCGAGCGGCATTTCCGCCCCGTCATCGAGGCGATCCATGCACGTACCCGCCTCTCCTGCACCGCGCTCTGGCGGCTCGCCGCTGATGCGATTGCCGGTCGCTTTCTCGATTCCGGCCGCCGGTTCGGCAGCGTCGAAGCGGCCAAGGCGTCCGCAATGCAGATCCTCAAAGTGCCCGGTTCGCCGCTAGCCAACCGTCAACTCCACTATTTCGATTTGAGCGTGCTCGACAACAACCAGCAGGAATTTTCATACACCTTCCGTCAACGCGGCGGCTGCTGCCGATTTTATCTCGTCAAGGGCGGAGAATACTGTCCGACCTGTGTCTTGAAGGCACCGACAGAGCGGGACGAAGAGTTGCGCCTGGCCATGCGTCAACATCTCGGTGTCGCTGATGAGATTAGGTCAGGTTCAAACTGA
- a CDS encoding TonB-dependent receptor produces MLTPALLAMVREAQAQMSQHAISVPAGPLTPALNSLAAQTGLQILFDASVAQNKSTRGVNGTLTPEQALKAVLAGTGVDARFAGENRVTLQNTTSASENPEQEGTLLEPIVIYGARNATTLGGTTSSVAILNAESLANSQIRTTQETFRRMANTMDSATVNAGFVIRGMSSEGLVSSGGPAGSIYIDGILQTRYNARFGARNLWDVEQVEVYRGPQSTLSGRAAMTGAVYIKSKDPTFEKEVEVSTTVGTDHLVGTAITVNTPIVEDQVALRLSGSYERSRAQPSYSDFKSYDNYDDLITDISGIARAKLLLTPSELPDTRAVLTYSYSKDRPNDALVGLYSGRGDFNNAPVTYTEYRWTEAHNLGLEVTHDISETLRFTSQTGYQYGINNRRSIDYGTENVVNGITGEDVNSILTQEFRLNYEGDRWKWVTGIYGSYEKWDGATDIVAFDYYQQNDTQHRTTANLAIFGEATYEFAPTWFATLGGRLDYLRDKDHQQNYSGLIDDSPVLTGDPTSLTEYNFVPKVGISKEFGSNQKVGLTYTEGFRSGGSYLDRVTGELGTYDPEYSKNIELSYKGTLLDDRLTLNANLFYTKYSDQQVEIRPDPSIPGYRIISNAATSRSWGFEIEPSMQVTDQFTTFASVGYLNTKFIDFNHAALSEPQDGKSFPEAPEWSLGFGGRYEFQNGVFVGADAKYTTSYNSRFGTNGMYKIDARFIVNAQVGFKKDNWQVTLFSENLTDEKYFTLIDPDYSLPYGQAGKRRSFGLNLRAKF; encoded by the coding sequence ATGTTGACACCTGCCCTGCTGGCAATGGTGCGAGAGGCGCAGGCTCAAATGTCGCAGCACGCGATTTCCGTACCGGCCGGTCCGCTTACTCCAGCGCTCAACAGCCTTGCTGCCCAGACGGGCCTCCAGATTCTGTTCGACGCGTCGGTTGCCCAAAACAAATCAACCCGCGGCGTGAATGGGACGCTGACACCTGAACAGGCCTTGAAGGCCGTGCTTGCCGGGACAGGCGTCGATGCGCGCTTTGCCGGCGAAAACCGGGTCACCTTGCAGAACACGACTTCCGCCTCAGAAAACCCGGAGCAAGAAGGAACCCTGCTCGAACCCATCGTGATCTACGGTGCCCGCAATGCGACCACGCTTGGCGGTACGACAAGCAGTGTCGCTATTCTCAATGCCGAAAGCCTGGCGAATAGCCAGATCCGCACCACGCAGGAAACGTTTCGTCGCATGGCGAACACGATGGACAGCGCCACAGTCAACGCTGGTTTCGTCATCCGCGGCATGAGTTCCGAGGGCCTGGTATCGTCCGGTGGGCCGGCGGGCTCCATTTATATCGATGGCATCCTTCAGACGCGCTACAATGCCCGCTTCGGCGCCCGCAATCTCTGGGACGTTGAGCAGGTCGAAGTCTATCGCGGCCCGCAATCGACGCTCTCCGGCCGCGCCGCCATGACCGGAGCTGTCTACATCAAGTCGAAGGACCCGACCTTCGAGAAGGAAGTCGAGGTTTCCACGACCGTTGGTACCGATCATCTCGTGGGTACCGCCATCACGGTCAACACGCCTATCGTAGAGGATCAGGTCGCGCTGCGGCTGTCCGGGTCCTATGAACGTTCGAGGGCTCAGCCCAGCTACTCCGATTTCAAGTCATACGACAATTACGACGATCTGATCACTGATATCAGCGGCATTGCGCGCGCCAAGCTGCTTTTGACGCCGTCAGAGCTGCCGGATACCCGCGCAGTCCTCACCTATTCCTACTCGAAGGACCGGCCGAACGACGCACTCGTCGGGCTCTATTCGGGACGGGGGGATTTCAATAACGCACCTGTCACCTACACCGAATATCGCTGGACCGAGGCGCATAATCTCGGACTTGAGGTCACCCACGACATTTCTGAAACCCTGCGCTTCACATCGCAGACCGGCTATCAATATGGCATCAACAACCGGCGCTCGATTGATTATGGCACCGAAAATGTCGTCAACGGCATTACCGGCGAGGATGTCAACTCCATCCTCACCCAGGAATTTCGCCTGAATTACGAAGGCGATCGTTGGAAATGGGTAACCGGCATCTATGGCAGCTACGAAAAGTGGGATGGTGCCACGGATATCGTTGCGTTCGATTATTACCAGCAGAATGACACGCAGCACCGCACAACCGCGAACCTGGCCATCTTCGGTGAAGCGACCTACGAATTTGCGCCGACCTGGTTTGCGACGCTGGGCGGACGCCTGGATTACTTGAGAGACAAGGACCACCAGCAGAATTATTCCGGTCTGATCGATGACTCCCCTGTCCTGACTGGTGACCCGACGTCCCTTACCGAGTACAATTTCGTTCCTAAAGTCGGCATATCCAAGGAGTTCGGCAGCAACCAGAAGGTGGGGCTCACCTATACGGAAGGCTTCCGCTCGGGTGGGTCATATCTCGACCGCGTGACGGGCGAACTCGGCACCTATGATCCCGAATACTCCAAGAACATTGAACTGTCGTACAAGGGAACGCTGCTGGACGACCGCCTGACGTTGAATGCCAATCTGTTCTACACTAAGTATTCGGATCAGCAGGTCGAGATCCGGCCTGACCCCTCGATCCCCGGTTATCGCATCATTTCGAACGCCGCCACATCTCGCTCCTGGGGTTTTGAAATCGAACCGTCCATGCAGGTCACGGACCAATTCACCACCTTTGCATCGGTCGGTTACCTCAACACCAAGTTCATCGACTTCAATCATGCAGCACTCAGCGAACCGCAGGACGGCAAGTCCTTTCCCGAAGCACCGGAATGGAGCCTGGGCTTTGGCGGCCGTTATGAGTTCCAAAATGGTGTTTTTGTCGGAGCCGATGCCAAGTACACAACGAGCTATAATTCGCGCTTCGGCACGAACGGCATGTACAAGATCGATGCGCGCTTCATCGTCAACGCGCAGGTGGGCTTCAAGAAGGACAATTGGCAGGTGACGCTGTTTTCGGAGAACCTGACGGATGAAAAATACTTCACCCTAATTGATCCGGATTACTCGCTGCCTTACGGCCAGGCTGGCAAGCGTCGATCATTCGGATTGAACCTTCGGGCCAAGTTCTGA
- a CDS encoding iron-siderophore ABC transporter substrate-binding protein → MTGSLAQAACQGTLLTEDVYNPPLCIPAAPKRIVTLDPLITLGMLIELKAPVIATPYMAITESEVLDVVRAEKMVDLGNPREPSLERVAALKPDLIIGSAEAHSGIYEQAAKIAPTVLFKHMDWKVYLQRLAEVTGREGVARSSLAAYNDRVSAIRERMKDKKLTVSTVRLAPDRFVVFVDGPNAYAPFAVLHEAGVKRTAYETVTDGTIVKRPDWEELANLDGDVLLYVSASGFESGPDDVLEKQVTENPLWQLLPAVREGRAYRVDRGPWQSFYGISSANRILDDVERFILTAP, encoded by the coding sequence ATGACCGGTTCACTGGCGCAGGCCGCCTGCCAGGGGACCTTGCTGACTGAGGATGTCTACAATCCGCCCCTCTGCATTCCGGCAGCGCCAAAACGGATCGTCACGCTCGACCCGCTGATAACGCTTGGAATGCTGATCGAACTCAAGGCACCTGTCATCGCGACCCCCTATATGGCAATCACGGAAAGCGAAGTGCTCGATGTGGTCAGGGCCGAAAAAATGGTCGATCTCGGCAATCCCAGGGAGCCAAGCCTCGAGCGTGTCGCAGCCTTGAAACCGGATCTTATCATCGGTTCGGCGGAGGCCCATTCCGGCATCTACGAACAGGCTGCCAAGATTGCACCAACGGTGCTTTTCAAGCATATGGACTGGAAGGTCTATCTCCAGCGCCTTGCCGAAGTGACCGGTCGTGAAGGTGTGGCGAGGAGTTCTTTGGCGGCCTACAATGACCGTGTATCGGCCATTCGTGAACGCATGAAAGACAAGAAACTCACGGTCTCTACCGTCCGTTTGGCCCCTGACCGGTTTGTCGTGTTTGTCGACGGACCGAACGCCTACGCCCCCTTCGCGGTGCTGCATGAAGCAGGCGTAAAGCGAACGGCCTACGAGACCGTGACTGACGGCACGATCGTAAAGCGTCCAGACTGGGAGGAGCTGGCAAATCTTGATGGCGACGTGCTGCTCTACGTTTCCGCCAGCGGTTTCGAAAGCGGGCCGGATGACGTGCTGGAAAAGCAGGTGACGGAGAACCCTCTCTGGCAATTGCTGCCCGCTGTTCGTGAAGGTCGCGCCTATCGGGTCGATCGCGGCCCTTGGCAGAGCTTCTACGGCATCAGTTCGGCGAACCGTATCCTCGACGATGTCGAACGCTTCATCCTGACGGCCCCATGA
- a CDS encoding iron ABC transporter permease, with protein sequence MTDRTAGYIAETDAGRVLALAALLCLLMLATVIAISLGATMMPPAKVISALFASETSRDHLIVMTIRLPRALAALLAGSALAVSGAIMQAVTNNPLASPDLLGINAGAAFAVVSVMAIFGAGIGDIYVWFAFLGAAIAATVVYALGSMGMVGQSPLRLVLAGAIVATFLTSVTTVMLIFDQSTLDAVRLWTAGSVTGRNIEQVKTVAPYIIAGLIAALPFGRHLTTISLGADTSRALGQNPIVWRGLSVTVVIFLAGGAVALAGPIGFVGLVVPHVARMCVGVDYRWIIPFSALGGALLVIVADTTGRLVFGSQSFPVGVTITLIGAPFFLYLARTRLRDGA encoded by the coding sequence ATGACCGACCGCACGGCTGGCTATATTGCAGAAACCGATGCAGGACGAGTGCTTGCGCTTGCCGCATTACTCTGTCTGCTCATGCTTGCCACCGTGATCGCCATCTCACTCGGAGCGACGATGATGCCGCCCGCCAAAGTCATCTCGGCACTCTTCGCATCCGAGACGTCGCGGGATCACCTGATCGTCATGACCATTCGCCTGCCACGTGCGCTTGCGGCGCTGCTGGCAGGTAGCGCACTGGCTGTCTCTGGTGCCATCATGCAGGCGGTGACAAACAATCCCCTCGCCTCACCGGACCTGCTCGGCATCAACGCAGGCGCAGCCTTTGCAGTCGTCTCCGTCATGGCCATTTTCGGTGCCGGTATCGGCGACATCTACGTTTGGTTTGCTTTTCTCGGCGCAGCCATCGCCGCGACCGTTGTCTATGCGCTGGGTTCGATGGGAATGGTGGGGCAATCCCCCCTCAGGCTCGTGCTGGCGGGAGCTATCGTTGCGACCTTCCTGACCTCTGTGACCACCGTTATGCTGATCTTTGACCAGAGTACTCTTGATGCCGTGCGCCTCTGGACCGCAGGCTCGGTGACGGGACGAAACATCGAGCAGGTCAAGACCGTTGCGCCCTATATCATTGCCGGGCTGATCGCTGCCCTGCCCTTTGGCCGTCATCTGACGACAATCAGCCTTGGCGCGGATACGTCGCGCGCGCTCGGCCAGAACCCAATCGTCTGGCGGGGCCTATCGGTCACCGTGGTCATTTTTCTTGCCGGGGGTGCCGTCGCACTTGCCGGACCGATTGGCTTCGTCGGGCTTGTCGTGCCCCATGTTGCGAGAATGTGTGTCGGCGTCGACTATCGCTGGATCATTCCTTTTTCAGCACTCGGCGGGGCGTTGCTGGTGATCGTGGCAGATACGACCGGACGATTGGTGTTTGGAAGCCAGAGCTTTCCGGTCGGCGTCACCATTACGTTGATCGGCGCGCCGTTTTTCCTCTATCTCGCCCGCACGCGGCTAAGGGATGGAGCATGA
- a CDS encoding iron ABC transporter permease → MIRLFFVLILLLTGLVAASLAFGDVSLGWQELYDVLMGTGRAQVQSEMIVWDLRLPRVLLALLVGVTLALAGTISIAIMRNPLADPGVLGINSGAAAAAMAVIVLINDPPVALLQVAGFVGASAMALAVFALAWRSGTSSLRIILIGIGLSALASAGTTFLSAFGNIGDVQRALVWLAGSVYDANMVKVRLLALWLIVPIALTLLAARELDLIRFGDNSARSLGQPVDRIRGLMILLVTVLSGAAIAVSGLIGFVGLVAPHIARRLAGVSHARILPVAALVGACLVVAADLIGRVILAPAQLPAGIVTGLVGAPFFGYILWRRRHDH, encoded by the coding sequence ATGATCCGGCTTTTCTTCGTCCTGATACTTCTGCTCACAGGTCTCGTCGCGGCAAGTCTCGCCTTTGGCGACGTGTCCTTGGGTTGGCAAGAACTCTACGATGTGCTGATGGGCACGGGCCGTGCCCAGGTGCAGAGCGAAATGATTGTTTGGGATCTACGCCTTCCGCGCGTTCTTTTGGCGCTCCTCGTTGGCGTCACACTCGCGCTCGCCGGAACGATCAGCATTGCCATCATGCGCAATCCGCTTGCTGATCCGGGCGTTCTGGGCATCAACAGCGGTGCGGCTGCTGCGGCCATGGCTGTCATTGTATTGATCAATGATCCGCCTGTGGCGCTTCTGCAAGTGGCAGGCTTCGTGGGTGCCAGCGCCATGGCCCTTGCCGTTTTTGCGCTCGCCTGGCGCAGCGGCACCTCCTCGCTGCGTATCATCCTGATCGGCATCGGGCTTTCCGCCCTCGCCTCCGCCGGTACCACTTTCCTGTCAGCCTTCGGCAACATTGGCGACGTCCAGCGGGCGCTGGTATGGCTAGCGGGCAGCGTCTACGACGCCAACATGGTCAAGGTTCGGCTGCTTGCGCTCTGGCTCATCGTGCCAATCGCACTCACCCTTCTCGCAGCGCGGGAGCTCGATCTCATCCGCTTCGGCGACAATAGTGCAAGGAGCCTCGGCCAGCCCGTCGATCGCATACGGGGGCTGATGATCCTGCTGGTGACCGTACTCTCTGGTGCCGCCATTGCCGTGTCCGGTCTCATCGGCTTTGTCGGCCTTGTCGCGCCACACATCGCGCGGCGGCTGGCAGGGGTGTCCCACGCTCGTATCCTGCCCGTCGCCGCTCTCGTCGGTGCCTGCCTCGTCGTCGCCGCGGATCTCATCGGTCGTGTCATCCTGGCCCCAGCGCAGCTCCCGGCCGGAATCGTGACCGGACTCGTCGGTGCTCCCTTCTTTGGCTATATTCTCTGGAGACGTCGCCATGACCACTGA